A section of the Rhizobium sp. BG4 genome encodes:
- a CDS encoding SagB/ThcOx family dehydrogenase, giving the protein MRYRSSRTLVFHNDGDAFVACNFLTKAVFECSPDLLEFLRALDDWSATVAIRDLAPGYSEEELTETLASLVEMSALVEENSALHAREDAFTRNWKWGVPAALLHFCVQDPDYMSLNEAEDLQRSTLAAEGEIELYSLNSGRKDVIQLPPALNGNALLQLMSRRRTQRKGLAKPISVSELSEALFAGLGITGKARNAVVELPLSMTPSGGARNPYEAYVFARNVEGLEPGIYHYSALEHSLARVSDEEPELSTLVGGQEWADTMPCMIVLVAHMDRTMWKYEDANAYRVVMIEAGHIGQNIMLAATAHGLTACPTAALSHSAICKLLEIGNPAHAPVYALTLGWPDAT; this is encoded by the coding sequence ATGCGCTACCGCTCGTCACGCACTCTCGTCTTTCACAACGACGGCGACGCCTTCGTCGCCTGCAACTTCCTCACCAAGGCTGTTTTCGAATGCAGCCCTGATCTCCTGGAGTTCCTTCGCGCCCTCGACGACTGGAGCGCGACCGTTGCGATCCGCGATCTGGCGCCGGGTTACAGCGAAGAGGAACTGACCGAGACGCTCGCCTCGCTGGTCGAGATGTCGGCTCTCGTCGAAGAGAATTCGGCGCTGCATGCGCGCGAAGACGCCTTTACCCGGAACTGGAAATGGGGCGTGCCGGCTGCTCTCCTGCACTTCTGCGTCCAGGATCCCGACTATATGTCGCTCAACGAGGCCGAGGACCTGCAGCGCTCGACCCTGGCGGCGGAGGGCGAGATCGAACTGTACAGCCTGAATTCCGGCCGCAAGGACGTCATCCAGCTGCCTCCGGCGCTGAACGGCAATGCGTTGCTGCAGCTGATGTCGCGCCGCCGCACGCAGCGAAAGGGCCTGGCGAAGCCGATTTCGGTCAGTGAGCTCTCTGAAGCACTCTTCGCCGGCCTCGGCATCACCGGTAAGGCGCGCAACGCCGTGGTCGAACTGCCGCTGTCGATGACCCCGTCAGGCGGCGCCCGCAATCCCTATGAAGCCTATGTCTTCGCCCGCAACGTTGAAGGGCTGGAGCCGGGCATCTATCACTATTCGGCGCTGGAACACTCGCTGGCGCGCGTCTCGGACGAGGAGCCCGAGCTCTCAACTCTGGTCGGCGGCCAGGAATGGGCCGATACCATGCCCTGCATGATCGTGCTCGTCGCCCATATGGACCGCACCATGTGGAAATACGAGGATGCCAATGCCTACAGGGTGGTGATGATCGAGGCCGGACACATCGGCCAGAACATCATGCTCGCGGCAACCGCGCATGGCCTGACCGCCTGTCCCACGGCCGCACTCAGCCATAGCGCGATCTGCAAATTGCTCGAAATTGGCAATCCCGCCCATGCGCCGGTCTACGCCCTTACTCTGGGTTGGCCTGACGCAACGTAA
- a CDS encoding trimeric intracellular cation channel family protein: MSLLAYLDYAGIALFAATGALAASRKQLDLIGFLFFATVTGIGGGTVRDIVLGRVPVFWVLNPAYIVICCITGVVVFFTAHLVESRYRLLIWLDAIGLSAYCVMGAAKGLAATGSPTIAVVTGTLTATFGGVLRDLMANEPSVLLRPEIYITAALIGAGVFTGATELGVPLYAASALGAAAAFAIRGGALWFGWTFPTYKHRPGRHPDDVM, translated from the coding sequence ATGTCGCTGCTCGCCTATCTCGATTATGCCGGCATTGCGCTTTTCGCGGCGACCGGCGCGCTTGCAGCATCGCGCAAGCAGCTCGACCTCATCGGCTTCCTGTTCTTCGCGACGGTGACGGGTATTGGCGGCGGCACCGTGCGCGATATCGTGCTCGGCCGCGTTCCGGTGTTCTGGGTCTTGAACCCTGCCTATATCGTCATCTGCTGCATCACCGGCGTCGTCGTGTTCTTTACCGCGCACCTGGTGGAATCGCGCTACCGGCTGCTGATCTGGCTCGATGCCATCGGCCTGTCGGCCTATTGCGTCATGGGCGCGGCGAAGGGGCTGGCGGCCACCGGCTCCCCCACCATCGCCGTCGTGACGGGAACGCTGACCGCGACCTTCGGCGGCGTTCTGCGCGATCTCATGGCGAACGAGCCTTCGGTCCTGCTGCGGCCGGAAATCTATATCACCGCTGCGCTGATTGGCGCCGGCGTCTTTACCGGCGCAACAGAGCTCGGCGTGCCTCTCTATGCCGCGTCAGCGCTCGGCGCCGCGGCAGCCTTCGCGATCCGCGGCGGCGCGCTGTGGTTCGGATGGACGTTCCCGACCTACAAGCACAGGCCCGGCCGTCACCCCGATGATGTCATGTGA
- a CDS encoding AraC family transcriptional regulator, producing the protein MLDRSDMDPLSNILALLQPKSVETYGVVSGGDWALDFPRRYEGIKFGAVARGGGWLRVSGEPQPFKLEEGDCYLLTGQPYWLGTDLELPGTDARMIFVDLKTRVAQHGPHDDTFLVGGRLMFDASHQVLLTGALPAVMHIPAAADEAETLRWTLKQLAKELTEMRPGGALMSEHLGHILFVNALRLHMASEGEGAPGWLKGLNDPRIGRALRAVHAEPARRWTLEQLAGEAGMSRTAFALHFKALVGWPPLDYLLRWRMRLAARALLSPERTRLAEIALSVGYESESAFSAAFKRAMGCAPKHYQSRIRQPV; encoded by the coding sequence TTGCTTGATCGTTCAGATATGGATCCGCTCTCCAATATCCTCGCCCTGCTGCAGCCGAAAAGCGTCGAGACCTATGGTGTCGTCTCCGGCGGCGACTGGGCGCTCGACTTTCCGCGCCGCTATGAGGGCATCAAGTTTGGTGCTGTCGCCCGCGGCGGCGGCTGGCTGCGCGTCTCCGGCGAGCCGCAGCCCTTCAAGCTGGAGGAGGGCGATTGCTACCTGCTGACCGGCCAGCCCTATTGGCTCGGAACCGACCTTGAGCTCCCTGGTACCGATGCCCGCATGATCTTCGTCGATCTGAAAACCCGCGTCGCGCAGCATGGACCGCATGACGACACGTTCCTCGTCGGCGGCCGTCTGATGTTCGATGCCAGCCATCAGGTGTTGCTGACAGGCGCCCTGCCGGCGGTGATGCATATTCCGGCTGCTGCCGACGAGGCGGAAACGCTGCGCTGGACGCTGAAGCAGTTGGCAAAGGAACTCACCGAGATGCGCCCCGGCGGCGCGCTGATGTCGGAGCATCTCGGCCACATCCTGTTCGTCAACGCCCTGCGCCTGCATATGGCAAGCGAAGGCGAGGGGGCACCAGGCTGGCTGAAGGGGCTGAATGATCCACGGATCGGCCGTGCCTTGAGGGCGGTTCATGCTGAGCCTGCGCGGCGCTGGACGCTCGAACAGCTGGCCGGTGAAGCCGGCATGTCGCGGACTGCCTTCGCGCTTCATTTCAAGGCGCTGGTCGGCTGGCCGCCGCTCGATTATCTGCTGCGCTGGCGCATGCGGCTTGCAGCTCGTGCGCTGCTCTCGCCGGAGCGTACACGGCTTGCGGAGATCGCTCTGTCGGTCGGCTACGAGTCCGAGAGCGCCTTCAGCGCAGCCTTCAAGCGGGCGATGGGCTGTGCCCCCAAACACTATCAGAGCCGCATCCGGCAGCCGGTTTGA
- a CDS encoding type II toxin-antitoxin system HicA family toxin produces MERNSQKIISRLKRDGFALISVKGSHHKFRKGDRTIIVPHPKKDLPAGTAHAIARQAGWV; encoded by the coding sequence ATGGAGCGAAACAGTCAGAAGATCATTTCGCGACTAAAGCGCGACGGATTCGCGCTCATCTCCGTAAAGGGATCTCACCATAAATTCCGGAAAGGCGACCGGACGATCATCGTCCCGCACCCGAAGAAAGATTTGCCCGCAGGCACGGCGCACGCGATCGCCAGGCAGGCCGGATGGGTATGA
- the irrA gene encoding iron response transcriptional regulator IrrA has protein sequence MAPEAPISIEARLRSAGLRPTRQRVALGDLLFAKGDRHLTVEELHEEAVTAGVPVSLATVYNTLHQFTEAGMIRVLAVESAKTYFDTNVSDHHHFFVEGENDVLDIPVSNLTIGNLPEPPEGMEIAHVDVVIRLRPKNR, from the coding sequence ATGGCGCCAGAAGCCCCGATTAGCATCGAAGCACGACTGCGCAGTGCCGGCCTTCGTCCGACCCGCCAGCGCGTTGCCCTCGGGGATCTCCTGTTTGCCAAGGGCGACCGGCACCTGACGGTCGAGGAACTGCACGAGGAAGCCGTCACCGCGGGCGTGCCCGTGTCGCTGGCGACAGTCTACAACACGCTGCACCAGTTCACCGAGGCCGGGATGATCCGCGTTCTCGCCGTGGAAAGCGCGAAGACCTATTTCGACACCAACGTATCCGATCACCATCACTTCTTCGTCGAGGGTGAAAACGACGTGCTCGACATCCCTGTCAGCAATCTGACGATCGGCAATCTGCCGGAGCCGCCTGAAGGCATGGAAATCGCCCATGTCGACGTGGTGATCCGTCTGCGCCCGAAGAACCGCTAA
- the fabB gene encoding beta-ketoacyl-ACP synthase I: MRRVVVTGLGIVSSIGNDAQEVTASLREAKSGISFSNDFAEHGFKCQVWGSPKIDVTDLVDRRAARFLSQGGMWNHVAMKQAIADSGLEESDIGGNERTGIIMGSGGPSTRTLIEAADITIKNNSPKRIGPFAVPKAMSSTASATLATWFKIHGVNYSISSACSTSAHCIGNAAEMIQWGKQDIMFAGGHEDLDWTMSNLFDAMGAMSSKYNDTPDTASRAYDVSRDGFVIAGGAGVLVLEELEHAKARGAKIYAEIVGYGATSDGYDMVAPSGEGAIRCMRQALATVKGSVDYVNTHGTSTPVGDSKEIGAIREVFGDKIPHIQSTKSLTGHSLGAAGVQESIYSLLMMQAGFIGESAHIKELDPEFDGVPIVRKRIDDAKIDIALSNSFGFGGTNATLVFQRYNG; encoded by the coding sequence ATGAGACGGGTTGTTGTCACGGGTCTGGGTATCGTTTCCTCCATCGGAAATGATGCGCAGGAAGTCACCGCGTCGTTGCGCGAAGCCAAGTCCGGTATCTCGTTTTCCAACGACTTCGCCGAGCACGGCTTCAAGTGCCAGGTCTGGGGTTCGCCGAAGATCGACGTGACCGACCTCGTCGACCGCCGTGCAGCCCGCTTCCTGTCGCAGGGCGGCATGTGGAACCACGTCGCCATGAAGCAGGCGATCGCCGATTCCGGCCTCGAAGAGTCCGACATCGGCGGCAACGAGCGCACCGGTATCATCATGGGCTCCGGTGGCCCGTCCACCCGCACGCTGATCGAAGCGGCCGACATCACCATCAAGAACAACAGCCCGAAGCGCATCGGCCCGTTTGCCGTGCCGAAGGCGATGTCTTCGACGGCTTCGGCAACGCTCGCTACCTGGTTCAAGATTCACGGCGTCAACTACTCGATCTCGTCGGCCTGCTCGACCTCTGCACACTGCATCGGCAATGCCGCTGAAATGATCCAGTGGGGCAAGCAGGACATCATGTTCGCCGGCGGCCACGAAGATCTCGACTGGACGATGTCGAACCTCTTCGACGCCATGGGCGCGATGTCCTCCAAGTACAACGATACGCCCGATACCGCCTCGCGCGCCTATGACGTCAGCCGCGACGGCTTCGTCATCGCTGGCGGCGCCGGCGTTCTCGTTCTCGAAGAACTCGAGCATGCCAAGGCCCGCGGCGCCAAGATCTACGCCGAAATCGTCGGCTACGGCGCGACCTCCGATGGTTACGACATGGTCGCTCCGTCGGGCGAAGGCGCCATCCGCTGCATGCGCCAGGCACTCGCGACGGTGAAGGGCAGCGTTGACTATGTCAACACGCACGGTACCTCGACGCCCGTTGGCGACAGCAAGGAAATCGGAGCGATCCGCGAAGTCTTCGGCGATAAGATCCCGCACATCCAGTCGACCAAGTCGCTGACCGGCCACTCGCTCGGCGCGGCCGGCGTGCAGGAATCGATCTACTCGCTGCTGATGATGCAGGCGGGCTTCATCGGCGAAAGCGCCCATATCAAGGAACTCGACCCCGAGTTCGACGGCGTGCCGATCGTTCGCAAGCGCATCGACGATGCCAAGATCGACATTGCCCTTTCCAACTCCTTCGGCTTCGGCGGCACGAACGCTACGCTCGTCTTCCAGCGCTACAACGGATAA
- a CDS encoding helix-turn-helix transcriptional regulator, whose amino-acid sequence MSALENFAENLRRLCLAKAGSISAAARGMEIGRSQIESYLQARRAPGRASVKKICQYLGVTEEEMYQRPISVDLDHGRPSAQRVLSAARDALEPLLFADPAAGIAPGLYHAYMTIPSTPDSLLCAVIVIAKQGNATTFRRLTNRAVKKGEYWSRFTGDHKGIVVERLNCLSFAAANQIGTQEPTLMRLRWLPFSEKLLGGHSMIFTPAGPSFSAVVMVPLNSRINLRTALRLAKVYRTTDDAVPRIVRDMIVQQRADFISAVTRDLS is encoded by the coding sequence ATGTCTGCACTCGAGAACTTTGCCGAAAATCTCCGGCGGCTGTGCCTCGCAAAGGCGGGCAGCATCAGCGCTGCCGCGCGCGGCATGGAAATTGGCCGCTCGCAGATTGAATCCTATCTTCAGGCTCGCCGGGCGCCTGGGCGCGCCTCGGTCAAGAAAATCTGTCAGTACCTCGGCGTCACCGAGGAAGAAATGTATCAGCGGCCGATCTCGGTCGACCTCGATCATGGCCGCCCGTCGGCGCAGCGTGTGCTTTCCGCCGCCCGTGACGCGCTGGAGCCGCTGCTCTTCGCGGATCCTGCTGCCGGTATCGCTCCGGGCCTATACCATGCCTATATGACGATCCCGAGTACGCCGGACAGCCTGCTCTGCGCCGTCATCGTCATTGCCAAGCAGGGCAATGCCACCACGTTTCGCCGCCTCACAAACCGGGCGGTGAAGAAGGGCGAATATTGGTCCCGCTTCACCGGCGATCACAAGGGCATCGTCGTCGAGCGCTTGAACTGCCTGTCATTCGCTGCCGCAAACCAGATAGGCACCCAGGAGCCGACCCTGATGCGTCTTAGATGGCTGCCTTTCTCCGAAAAGCTGCTCGGCGGCCATTCGATGATCTTCACGCCGGCCGGTCCATCCTTCAGCGCCGTCGTCATGGTGCCGCTCAACAGCAGGATCAACCTGCGCACCGCGCTCCGCCTCGCAAAGGTCTACCGCACCACCGATGATGCGGTGCCCCGCATCGTCAGGGATATGATCGTCCAACAGCGCGCCGACTTCATCTCCGCAGTCACGCGCGACCTCAGTTAG
- a CDS encoding helix-turn-helix transcriptional regulator yields MPDPVDILVGRNVRQLRARRRVSQLELGEALGLTFQQIQKYEKGTNRVSASKLHQIAQFLGVEISALFEGAETNQPEKIELSPEAYELALHYDKLHSPAGKEAVKTILTLMSNETAA; encoded by the coding sequence GTGCCAGATCCAGTCGATATCCTAGTCGGTCGCAATGTAAGACAGTTGCGCGCCCGGCGCCGCGTTTCCCAGCTCGAACTGGGGGAAGCCCTCGGGCTGACCTTCCAGCAGATCCAGAAATATGAGAAGGGGACGAACCGCGTTTCCGCCAGCAAGCTGCACCAGATCGCGCAGTTTCTCGGCGTGGAAATCTCCGCTCTGTTCGAAGGTGCCGAAACCAATCAGCCCGAGAAGATCGAGCTGAGCCCGGAAGCCTACGAACTCGCCCTGCATTACGACAAGCTTCACTCGCCGGCAGGCAAGGAAGCGGTCAAGACCATCCTGACTTTGATGAGCAACGAGACGGCGGCTTAA
- the dnaJ gene encoding molecular chaperone DnaJ, with protein MAKADFYETLGVAKTADEKELKSAFRKLAMKYHPDKNPDDKSAEVKFKEINEAYETLKDPQKRAAYDRYGHAAFEHGGMGPGGGGGFAGGGGFSDIFEDIFGEMMGGGRGRQRSSGGRERGADLRYNMEISLEESFSGKTAQIRVPTSITCDVCSGSGAKPGTQPKTCGTCQGSGRVRAAQGFFSIERTCPTCHGRGTIIPDPCTKCHGQGRVTEERSLSVNIPAGIEDGTRIRLQGEGEAGTRGGPAGDLYIFLSVKPHEFYQRDGADLYCAVPISMTTAALGGTFDVATLDGTKSRVTVPEGTQAGKQFRLKGKGMPVLRSSQTGDLYIQIQIETPQKLSKRQRELLQEFEQLSSKENNPESTGFFARMKEFFEG; from the coding sequence GGCAAAAGCGGACTTTTACGAAACTCTGGGCGTCGCCAAAACGGCGGATGAGAAAGAGCTGAAAAGCGCCTTCCGCAAATTGGCAATGAAGTATCATCCGGACAAAAACCCGGACGATAAGAGCGCCGAAGTCAAGTTCAAGGAAATCAACGAAGCCTACGAGACGCTCAAGGACCCGCAGAAACGCGCGGCCTATGATCGCTATGGTCATGCAGCCTTCGAACATGGCGGTATGGGACCGGGTGGCGGCGGCGGCTTTGCCGGCGGTGGCGGCTTCTCCGACATCTTCGAAGACATTTTCGGCGAGATGATGGGTGGCGGCCGCGGACGGCAGCGCTCTTCGGGCGGTCGCGAACGCGGCGCCGATCTTCGCTACAACATGGAAATCTCGCTGGAAGAATCCTTCTCCGGCAAAACGGCGCAGATCCGGGTTCCGACCTCGATCACCTGCGACGTCTGTTCCGGTTCGGGGGCCAAGCCAGGCACGCAGCCGAAGACCTGCGGCACCTGCCAGGGTTCCGGCCGCGTGCGTGCTGCACAGGGCTTCTTCTCGATCGAGCGGACCTGCCCGACCTGCCACGGCCGCGGCACGATCATTCCCGACCCGTGCACCAAGTGCCATGGCCAGGGCCGTGTGACGGAAGAGCGCTCGCTCTCGGTCAACATCCCGGCTGGTATCGAAGACGGCACCCGTATTCGTCTGCAGGGCGAAGGCGAGGCAGGAACGCGCGGTGGCCCGGCGGGCGACCTCTATATCTTCCTGTCGGTCAAGCCGCATGAGTTCTATCAGCGCGACGGAGCGGACCTCTATTGCGCCGTGCCGATCTCGATGACGACGGCCGCGCTCGGTGGCACCTTCGACGTGGCGACGCTCGACGGGACGAAATCGCGGGTCACCGTTCCCGAGGGAACGCAGGCCGGCAAGCAGTTCCGCCTCAAGGGCAAGGGCATGCCTGTGCTGCGCTCCAGCCAGACGGGTGACCTCTACATCCAGATCCAGATCGAGACGCCTCAGAAGCTCTCCAAGCGTCAGCGCGAGCTGCTGCAGGAATTCGAGCAGCTCTCCTCCAAGGAGAACAATCCGGAGTCGACGGGCTTTTTTGCCCGGATGAAGGAATTCTTCGAGGGCTGA
- a CDS encoding type II toxin-antitoxin system HicB family antitoxin gives MKYFIALVHKDEDSAFGISFPDLPSVFSAADKEDDLTANAIEALRLWAEDEVLPVPSSFETISSRADVREQLAAGAFLTRVPFIEDETRIVRANVTFEKGMLDAIDAAAKERGLTRSAFLASAARKEIEAA, from the coding sequence ATGAAATACTTCATCGCTCTCGTCCACAAGGACGAAGACAGCGCTTTCGGGATCAGCTTTCCCGATCTGCCATCCGTCTTTTCAGCTGCGGATAAAGAAGACGACCTGACGGCGAATGCCATCGAAGCCCTGCGGCTCTGGGCCGAAGATGAGGTACTTCCCGTGCCGTCATCCTTCGAAACCATCAGCAGCCGCGCCGATGTTCGCGAACAGTTGGCAGCAGGCGCATTTCTCACACGTGTACCGTTCATCGAGGACGAAACGCGGATCGTGCGTGCGAACGTGACATTTGAGAAGGGTATGCTCGATGCGATCGACGCCGCTGCCAAAGAGCGGGGCCTGACCCGGTCGGCCTTCCTTGCGAGCGCCGCCCGCAAGGAAATCGAAGCGGCGTAG
- a CDS encoding YdcF family protein: MFLFSKLVWVFGQPLSLAFFLTVLGFLALAFRLGKSALLLSGLGAAVLFATLYTTAGNYLLQGLENRFPKPAQDPDSLQCMIVLGGAFENEVNTARHGIEFNAAADRFIETLRLAQKFPQSRILISGGDGSISGHYEGDAAASARFFPLFGVARERLVEETTSRTTFENATNTKDLLATNGLSNCLLITSGYHMPRSVGIFRKLGIDVVPWPTDFRTDGEVHLGLDFTQPSLNAQNTATAVREWFGLVGYYLAGRTSELYPK, encoded by the coding sequence GTGTTTCTCTTTTCCAAGCTTGTCTGGGTCTTCGGCCAGCCGCTGTCCCTCGCGTTCTTCCTGACCGTTCTCGGCTTCCTTGCGCTGGCCTTCCGGCTAGGCAAGAGCGCGCTCCTGCTCTCCGGGCTTGGCGCTGCCGTGCTGTTCGCGACGCTTTACACGACGGCGGGCAACTATCTGCTGCAGGGGCTGGAGAACCGTTTCCCCAAACCGGCGCAGGATCCCGATAGCCTTCAATGCATGATCGTGCTCGGCGGCGCTTTCGAGAACGAGGTGAACACCGCCCGTCACGGCATCGAATTCAATGCCGCTGCCGACCGCTTCATCGAGACGCTGCGGTTGGCGCAGAAGTTTCCGCAGTCACGGATCCTGATTTCCGGCGGCGATGGCTCGATATCGGGCCACTATGAGGGCGACGCGGCTGCCTCGGCGCGTTTCTTCCCGCTCTTCGGCGTGGCGCGGGAACGGCTGGTCGAGGAGACCACCTCGCGGACAACCTTCGAGAATGCCACCAACACCAAGGATCTGCTCGCCACGAACGGCCTGTCGAACTGCCTGCTGATCACCTCGGGCTATCATATGCCGCGCTCGGTCGGCATCTTCCGCAAGCTCGGGATCGACGTGGTGCCGTGGCCGACCGATTTCCGCACTGATGGCGAAGTGCATCTCGGGTTGGATTTCACCCAGCCGAGCCTCAACGCCCAGAACACTGCGACGGCCGTGCGCGAATGGTTCGGCCTGGTCGGCTACTATCTGGCAGGGCGCACCTCGGAGCTCTATCCGAAGTAA
- the fabI gene encoding enoyl-ACP reductase FabI yields the protein MTGFMQGKRGLIMGVANNHSIAWGISKALAAQGAELAFTFQGEALGKRVKPLAAEVGSDFVLPCDVEDVASVDALVESIKERWGKLDFIVHAIGFSDKNELKGLYADTTRENFSRTMVISCFSFTEIAKRCAPLMSDGGSMLTLTYNGSTRVIPNYNVMGVAKAALEASVRYLAADYGPKGIRVNAISAGPIRTLAGAGISDARAILSWNQRNAPLRKTVSIDHVGNSALYLLSDMSAGVTGEIHFVDAGFNITSMPTLDALRTADVE from the coding sequence ATGACGGGATTCATGCAGGGTAAGCGCGGCCTCATCATGGGCGTCGCAAACAACCATTCTATCGCCTGGGGCATTTCGAAGGCGCTGGCCGCCCAGGGCGCCGAACTGGCTTTCACCTTTCAGGGCGAGGCGCTCGGCAAGCGCGTGAAGCCGCTTGCAGCTGAAGTCGGCTCCGACTTCGTGCTGCCCTGCGATGTCGAGGACGTCGCTTCGGTCGATGCTCTCGTCGAGTCGATCAAGGAACGCTGGGGCAAGCTCGATTTCATCGTTCACGCCATCGGCTTTTCCGACAAGAATGAGCTGAAGGGTCTTTACGCAGACACCACGCGCGAGAACTTCAGCCGCACGATGGTGATCTCCTGTTTCTCCTTCACCGAGATCGCCAAGCGCTGTGCGCCGCTGATGAGCGACGGCGGCTCGATGCTGACGCTGACCTATAACGGCTCGACGCGCGTCATCCCGAACTACAACGTCATGGGCGTTGCCAAGGCTGCTCTGGAAGCCTCCGTGCGCTATCTGGCGGCCGATTACGGCCCGAAGGGCATCCGCGTCAACGCGATCTCCGCAGGCCCGATCCGCACGCTCGCAGGCGCCGGCATCTCCGACGCCCGCGCGATCCTCTCGTGGAACCAGCGCAATGCGCCACTGCGCAAGACCGTCAGCATCGACCATGTCGGCAATTCGGCGCTCTACCTGCTGTCGGACATGTCGGCCGGCGTCACCGGCGAAATCCATTTCGTCGACGCAGGCTTCAACATCACCTCGATGCCGACGCTGGACGCGCTGCGGACTGCAGACGTCGAATAG
- the fabA gene encoding 3-hydroxyacyl-[acyl-carrier-protein] dehydratase FabA — MTTRQSSFNYEEILSCGRGELFGPGNAQLPLPPMLMVHRITDISETGGAFDKGYIRAEYDVKPDDWYFPCHFQGNPIMPGCLGLDGMWQLTGFFLGWLGEPGRGMALSTGEVKFKGMVRPETKLLEYGIDFKRVMRGRLVLGTADGWLKADGEVIYQATDLRVGLSKA, encoded by the coding sequence ATGACGACGAGACAATCCAGCTTCAACTATGAGGAAATCCTGTCCTGCGGCCGCGGCGAACTGTTCGGCCCTGGCAATGCACAGCTTCCCCTGCCGCCGATGCTGATGGTCCATCGCATTACCGACATCTCCGAAACCGGCGGAGCGTTCGACAAGGGTTACATTCGCGCCGAGTACGACGTTAAGCCCGACGATTGGTATTTCCCCTGCCACTTTCAGGGAAATCCGATCATGCCGGGCTGCCTCGGCCTCGACGGCATGTGGCAGCTGACGGGCTTCTTCCTCGGCTGGCTCGGCGAGCCCGGTCGCGGCATGGCACTGTCGACAGGCGAAGTGAAGTTCAAGGGCATGGTTCGCCCCGAGACGAAGCTCCTCGAATACGGCATCGACTTCAAGCGCGTCATGCGCGGCCGCCTGGTTCTCGGCACCGCCGACGGCTGGCTGAAGGCTGACGGGGAAGTCATCTACCAGGCAACCGACCTGCGCGTCGGTCTGTCCAAAGCCTGA
- a CDS encoding oxidoreductase produces MTTEQQPIHSGFNAKSTARDVIAGIDLRGKIAIVTGGYSGIGVETTRALSEAGATVVVPVRTRAKAEANLAGIARVELAPLDLLDPEAIDRFAEGFLASGRPLHMLVNSAGVMASPLTRDGRGYEVQFSGNHLGHFQLTARLWPALAKARGARVVAVSSRGHRFAPVDFADPNFEKRAYDKWKAYGQSKTANALFAFGLDERGKASGVRAFSVHPGAIITDLVRHLTDDDFKAFGITRHADGGMDVSEESQRSFRNVEEGAATSVWCATSQKLDGRGGVYCEDCDISPLVPEGHTGPTGVWPWACDSQAAGKLWALSERLTGCSFAA; encoded by the coding sequence GTGACGACTGAACAGCAGCCTATTCATTCGGGATTCAATGCCAAGAGCACGGCACGCGACGTGATTGCCGGGATCGATCTGCGCGGCAAGATCGCCATCGTCACCGGCGGCTATTCCGGCATCGGCGTGGAGACGACGCGAGCGCTCAGCGAGGCCGGAGCGACGGTCGTCGTTCCCGTCAGGACGCGCGCCAAGGCCGAAGCCAATCTCGCCGGCATTGCCCGCGTCGAGCTCGCGCCGCTCGACCTTCTCGATCCTGAAGCAATCGACCGCTTCGCGGAAGGCTTTCTTGCGAGCGGCCGACCGCTTCACATGCTGGTCAACAGCGCCGGCGTCATGGCGTCGCCGCTGACGCGGGACGGCCGCGGCTATGAGGTTCAGTTCTCCGGCAATCACCTCGGCCATTTCCAGCTTACAGCCCGCCTCTGGCCTGCCCTGGCGAAGGCCAGGGGTGCGCGCGTGGTCGCAGTGTCGTCGCGCGGTCACCGGTTTGCTCCCGTCGATTTCGCAGATCCGAACTTCGAGAAACGCGCATACGACAAGTGGAAGGCCTATGGTCAGTCGAAGACCGCCAACGCGCTCTTCGCCTTCGGTCTCGACGAACGCGGCAAGGCGTCCGGTGTGCGGGCCTTCTCGGTCCATCCCGGCGCGATCATCACCGATCTGGTCCGCCATCTGACTGATGATGACTTCAAGGCCTTCGGCATTACCCGGCATGCCGATGGCGGGATGGATGTCAGCGAGGAAAGCCAGCGCAGCTTCAGGAATGTCGAGGAGGGTGCGGCGACCTCCGTGTGGTGCGCGACGAGCCAGAAGCTCGATGGCCGGGGCGGCGTCTATTGCGAAGACTGCGACATCTCTCCGCTGGTTCCGGAAGGTCATACCGGGCCGACCGGCGTCTGGCCCTGGGCCTGCGATTCGCAGGCGGCCGGCAAGCTCTGGGCACTCAGCGAGAGGCTGACCGGGTGCAGCTTTGCGGCGTAG